In Hyphomicrobiales bacterium, the sequence GGCGGCATCAATATCTGGGCGGCTTCGGCGGAGCGGTAGGACGTTCGTTCCCTTCTCTACAGGACACCACCGTCATGCTCGCCCTTGTGGCGAGCATCCACGCCTTGAACACCACCTTCGACCAGCGAAGACGTGGATGGTCGGGACAAGCCCGACCATGACGACCAACCCCGCCTTCCGCCGGATCGCGCGCCTAATCCTCCCCCGCCACCGCCGCGATCGGGAGCGCGCTGGAGCGCTTCACCTGGCCGAGCGCGAAGCTCGACTCGATCGAGGCGACGCCGTCGAGGCGGGTGAGCTTGTCCTTGAGGAAGCGCTCATAGGCCGGCAGGTCGCGCACGACGATGCGCAGCAGGTAATCGCGCTGGCCGGTCATCAGGTAGCAGTCGACCACCTCGGGCCAGCGCGCCACGGCCTGCGAGAAGCGGTCGAGCTCGTCCTCGCGCTGGCGCTCCAGCTTGACCGAGACAAAGACGCTGATCGGCAAGCCGACCTTGGTCTGGTCGATGATCGCGGCATAGCCCTGAATGACGCCGGCCTCTTCCAGCATGCGGATGCGGCGTGCGCAGGGTGAGGCCGAGAGCCCGATCCGCTGGGCGAGATCCTGCACCGAAAGGCGGGAATTGATCTGCAATTCCGCGATGATCTTGCGGTCGAGCGCATCGAGGCGCAGGCGTGCCATTCCCTGTCTCCGTCCCGGCTGACGAACGCCCTTTTACAGGAGCCACCGCCAGCCACCATCGGCATCTCCGTGAAAGCGCATGGCAGCAACGGCATGGCACTGGCGCGGAGGGGAAGGTCACGCTATGCGATACCTACAATCCAATGAATGTATGGAAATCGGTTTGGCGATGGTCGACAACGACGGGCTTTCCTGGACCGGCCGGCTCGATCCGGCTGCGGGGCCGCGTTACCTGCAAATCGTCGCGCAGCTCGAACGGGCCGTCGCGACCGGCCTGC encodes:
- the bkdR gene encoding Bkd operon transcriptional regulator codes for the protein MARLRLDALDRKIIAELQINSRLSVQDLAQRIGLSASPCARRIRMLEEAGVIQGYAAIIDQTKVGLPISVFVSVKLERQREDELDRFSQAVARWPEVVDCYLMTGQRDYLLRIVVRDLPAYERFLKDKLTRLDGVASIESSFALGQVKRSSALPIAAVAGED